In Hoplias malabaricus isolate fHopMal1 chromosome 18, fHopMal1.hap1, whole genome shotgun sequence, the genomic window cgcagacacagggagaacacaccacactcctcacagacattcacccggaggaaacccacgcagacacagggaaaacacaccacgctcctcacagacagtcacccggaggaaacccacgcagacacagggagaacacaccacactcctcacagacattcacccggaggaaacccacgcagacacagggagaacacaccacactcctcacagacattcacccggaggaaacccacgcagacacagggaaaacacaccacgctcctcacagacagtcacccggaggaaacccacgcagacacagggagaacacaccacactcctcacagaacccacaacctccaggcccctggtgctgtgtgactgcgacactaacctgctgcgcccctGTGCCGCCCCGAGGATGGTAATGGTGATGTTAAAAATAAACGCTGGATGTTTTTGCTGCATAAACTCCACAAACAGCATAAATGCacctcagagagagaaatgaagaaaaggAAAGGGAAAGTCCTTCAATATCCAATTTAAAACACACTCTCTGACCACCTGGTGCttttttattcactcattttcactGCACACTTTACAGctgctgcttctgtttatttactCTGATGAGAAAAGCTTGTGCTATTGAGGGAAAATAAgtagtgctttttttttctgaagcatTTCCGCAGTCTTTTTGATGGTGGAAACTTGTTCCACTTTGATCTGgaagcattttttttctgctttgaaGATTGAGGCAAGGACACACCGTGAGGAGGATTTtgaagcttttatttttttattattgggAGGGGGATGTTAAACTGATACATACAACCTTAGGAGACCATTCGTCCACTCCATTTACATAGAGGTGTTACTGTAAGCTCACGTACTAAAACTTACAAGTACGATGTTAAATAAGGcacaagcaaaaacaaaaacaaggtgGAAACAGATGGGGGAGGAactggagaaaaagaaaaacatttattcaatCCGTAATTACATTTCAGCTTCAGTATTTACATTCATATTTTGGATTACAGTTATGTACACGGTAAACACAAAACAACGTgactgagaaaagaaaacaaaacgcCTACAGTAGGTGTGTGTCACGTGTCCAACTTTACCTTCATTAACCATCGATAAGAGTCTCACACATCAGTGAAAAAAGCAGGGACGGCTTCAGGGCGAGAGAAAAACACTCGGACGTCAATGAGGAGCAAGGGTCCAGGACTTTAACAGCACTTCGGGAGATCGGATTTTGGCAattgacttttttatttttttagtgatTATTGGTTAATATCTATTGTATGGGTTTAGGCTTGGCTTTGACTCCAGTCCCATGCGCAGATGTAAAGAGAGAAGGGTGAGGATGTACCGTAAAACCTGAACAGGGCTGTAATCAGACATCAGAATAATCAGATAACTGCCAAAATATGATACCCCTCATGTTACTGATGGATGTAAACCCAGTGAGAGTAGTCCTGTTCCAGTCTCCGGTCTGTTCTTGTTGGGATTATGGTTGATTTTCAAACAAACAAGCCccgataaaaaaaaagacaccaaAAGGAGGGAGCAGAAAGGTCTGACATCAAATACATGGCTTTAGGTGATGGCTAGTGTTCCCTCCCCACGCTGTCCTTCATGTTTACGTGTGGAGGGTTTGTTGAGTGCCAGCAGGGggcactctctctcctctctgctgGCTGTTGGGAGCTTTCACGGAAAGCAGGATGAAGCCCCCGGAGGGTGCCTCAGAACAGTCCCTCAGCAGACTGAGCCGTGGCTGCGGAGCCGGGGCTGCGgagctgcctctctctctcttagctGCCGTGGGTCTCCCTCACAGCTTAATGTCCTGTGACTCGGACATCTTGGCCAGAGTCTTCTTCACCCTCAGAGCGGTGAGACGTGAGGCTGGGTTGTGCGCCCAGCATTCAGTCATCAGCTTTCCCATCTGCCTCAGacactagacacacacacacacagtcagtgagTATAACTACTATACATTAAACATTAACATCAAAATGACCTTGAATCTACACTCTTTGTCCagtttttcagctccactgaccacacagcagcattttgtagttctacaattacagactgtagtccatatgttgctctgcatactttgttagccccctttcaccatgttcttcaacagagcaggtgtgatgtggtggtggatcaccCTCAGCGACacagacgtggtggtggtgtgttagcgtgtgttgtgctggtgcgagtggatcagacacagcagcgctgctggagttGCTGGACTGAGAGCAATCCAGTTGATgttgaccactgatgaaggaccagaGGACGGCCAAGTCtctgagctactgtctctgactttacatcgaCCAGGTGGATCAACGACGTAGTCCTTCAGTGGACCGtgaatggacacagtgtttaaaaactccagcaacaatgctgtgtctgatccactcgcaccagcacaacatccaccacccacataataggctacctgctctgtgaaggTCCTGAGGGGGCCTGAGGAGGtgaataaagtatgcagagcaacagagtaGAAGTAGAAGACACCTAGAAAAGCACAATCCATCAGTATTTGACTGAAGTACATGTCTGTGAGTAATTGTAACTAGTCAACAGCCAAAGTGGTGTTGTCTCTTGATGAGATGTGAAGCCGGCGGCTGATGGAGGTGAGAGAGGACGTTGCTGGGCAGGACTACGGTTTCCTGGCTGATGTGTGTGATGATGTAATCAAAGCTAAAGTAAAAATGAGTTTAGAGGAGGTCAGAAGTCTCTGGACTTGGATGAAAGATCGCAGAAAACACAGAGTCAAGAACTCAGGTAGACTTCGGGTCAAGAGAGATATCGATTGTTTGTGCGCATGAATTTTGATGAGTACCTCATCGCTGGTCCAGCGATTGGCGAAGGAAGGCCGCTGTCTCTTTATACACACCACCTCCCTCATGTCCTCGTAGGACGGGTCAGTGGGCACCAGGTCATGGTAAGGCAACTGATACTCCTCCACGATTCCTGCAGGAATAAACACAGCTGCATACGTGAAGGGAAAAAGTGCATTGTTTGTTTGAAAGAACCGTCTTCAATAATTCATGTTCCTTCATTCATAATTCACACCAGAACCCAAAGATGTGAGTTATTATTGAGCTGTTTTCAGGCTCAGAGTTGAACGAGCATGTTTTAAAGCTGCTGCGGGATGCAGCTGTATTCTTCATGGGAGTCTAGCTCTTATAAACTGGACAAAATGCTACTGCAATCATCAAAACAAAAACGGATGCGTATTTATGAACAGCTGGAGTGAGAATGTGAAGGACAGATGTTTTCTGAGCTGCTCTAACAGCGCTTAAAATAAAGTGACAGAAATTACTATTATTTTCATCATTATTGTGATGCATCGTTCTCATGTAGAAGAACATATCGAGTAGAAGTCGATTTACGAACACTGTATCAATCATGTCATATTCGTATCAGCTCCCGTAATCTCTTGctgtggtgggtccagggcgACAAGAACACTGcatcattcattccttcattcattatctgtaacccttatccagttcagggttgcagtgggtccagagcctacctggaatcattgggcgcaaggcgggaacacaccctggaggggggcaccagtccttcacaggacacacacacacacacattcactcacacactcacacctacggacacttttgagtcgccaatcaacctaccaacgtgtgtttttggaccgtgggaggaaacctacgcggacacaaggagaacaccacagtcctcacagacagtcacccggaggaaacccacgcagacacagagagaacacaccacattcctcacagtcagtcacctggaggaaacccacacagacacagagagaacacaccacactcctcacagacagtcacccggaggaaacccacacagacacagggagaacacaccacactcctcacagacagtcacccagaagaaacccacacagacacagggagaacacaccacattcctcacagacagtcacccacaagaaacccacacagacacagggagaacacaccacactcctcacagacagtcacccacaagaaacccacacagacacagggagaacacaccacattcctcacagacagtcacccacaagaaacccacacagacacagggagaacacaccacattcctcacagacagtcacccggaggaaacccacacagacacagggagaacacaccacactcctcacagacagtcacccagaagaaacccacacagacacagggagaacacaccacattcctcacagacagtcacccacaagaaacccacacagacacagggagaacacaccacactcctcacagaccgtcacccggaggaaacccacacagacacagagagaacacaccacactcctcacaagacagtcacccggaggagccgtttagctgttttcgctcagttctctttcttctcagtttttactccatgctcttatttctccactcccgtgtttgtttctctgtttGACCTTTGTGGCTCTCAtgacgctgtgattggagagactcgtacgaggaggcgggacaatcCTAAAAACCCCTGCACTTGACTTAAGAAGTGGAGCAATATCTTAACACCTAAACCAATCCTTTCCTTTTTCTGACTTAGGTGGCCCACACAccactgactgggtggtcttgtttcacagtgtgtgggctggtaggctccagatccccaaatgcATGTGCACATGTGCTGAACATATCATTTATTCATAACATGTCCCTTTTAGTCCATTTTTAAGCAAATATTTTTGTACTAATACAGATTCTGCCTTTTCTCAAGTGGGCTGCAGGATGTTTAAACTCTGTGCTGTATCTGATGTCATGGTGTGTGTATTATGGGGAAACCCTTTAATGTGACAAtaatgatgtttgttttaaaaagaaaggaaagaacaCGTTGACAATCATCCAACATCCTGGTCTTTTCCCTGAGCCGTCCACTCTTACTGACCTCCTGACACACATCTCCTGGCGATCTCCCACAGGATCAGGCCGAAGCTGTACATGTCGGCCATGATGTAGGACTGGAAATGGTTGCGGTTCAGGGTCTCATCCAGCACTTCGGGGGGCATGTAGCGCTTGGTGCCCACCCGTGTGTTGGGGGGAATATCCACCTCGTTTGTGTCACTGTGTCACAAAGCAAACAGATGTTATGTTAAAGAACAgtcgtaaacacacacacaacagctcaGGTAGTCTGACTGCAATGGGTTTAGGGGTCCTACTGTATCAAAACCCCTGAATAATGTGTCCATGGAGATTTAGCGCTCAGCCTTTAGTGACTCTCAGCGGTGATTTTTATCTGAAAAGACGGGCATTTTCAATTCACGATGAAAAAGACCGGCTGtttgcagtgtgttttattACACTGCACATCAGCGATGGAATATTTATTGGCTGCAGCTCTAGCGTCGCAGCCGAGGGGAGACAGCCACAATGACATTTAGAGCAGACGCAAGGAaattttatctgtttttttattgcTGTGTCAGTGGTCCGCAAGTACGAGCACTCAGGGTTTTTCGTGACTGAAATGTATGCTCATCATCCCCATTGAATCTGGTCAAAAACTGtatattaacatttatatttatatttaaataattggcttacaacagcacacttgatttaacataatgatgCATTAATGAATTggtaaaactaggtactggatTCCCATTtgatcacctcaaataatactggactaCCACGAGGAGAGAcgcagaaagggttaaaccaacatgttcacacacaataaaacactaCTTACTCTAATAacgttatttggttttattctgatattagtgtgtgtgtggtttggggaggtgtttgttttttgcgCAAATAAACAGTCATTTAAAATGGTAGTACATTTAGCCTATTTATAAGTAATGTATAAGTAGATGAGAGTAGACAGTTACAAGGTTATAAGCGCTCGTCTTGATATTCAAAGCGTTTTACACTCTTGTTTAGGACTCTTTGAGTTGCCTCAGAAAACACCAATGTGCAGCATCTACCTGGAGGGGGCAATGGCAGTATGAGGGTACTATTAGGTAGAGAGGCTGTGTATTTAATCATGGGGGTGATTAGCAGGTCAAAAGTGCCCACAATGGCACATCTAGGTAGAAAACGCACTAGGAACAGAGAGTCAGGACCCTGGCTTTCTGTCTCATCAAAGAAATGGTGCCTTGTGTTTGTCACTGTATTTGGGCACTGAGATCAGACCATATGaacagtctcccatccaagtactgtGGATTTGTATGCACTGGTGTCCAGGCACTACAGCTACACGTGTAGAATGAACCTAACAATAAAGGCTAATCAGCAGACAAAGCTATGCCCGAGTCATCTGTATAATAACTTTGTGAAGCAAAGCTGTCGACCCCTACCTGATGAATTTGACGGCGAGCCCGAGGTCAGCGATGCAGCAGGTGCCGTTCTTCTTCACCAGGATGTTCTTGCTCTTCAGGTCTCTGTGGGCGATGGCGGGTTTGCCCTGAGTGCCGAAGATCTCCGTGTGCAGGTGGCAGAGGCCCGAGACAGCCGAGTAGGCGAGCCGCAGCAGAGCGCGAGTGTCCAGTGTGGTGGACTTGAGGTAGTCGTACAGAGAGCCGCTCTCGTGGTAGTCTGTGATCAGATAGAGCTGCGTCCAGGAACCCGTGCCCTTAATGTCCGCCGCAATGAAGCCTGAGGAACAGATGCACAGCCATGAGGCTCGACGTACTCCAGAAGATCCATATGTTACTACTGACCGCAGTTCATGACCAGGACACTGGGCTACATCTGTGTTTATTGTGCTCAGTGATGAGCCGAGCAGCACAGTGTGTCTAATAGGGAAACTGTCTTGGATTACTCACTGtacaggtcttttttttttcttccacatATTAAATGTGCTATAATCATCATTGCATATCAGTACAACAACATCTGGTGAACACACAGCCGCCATGCACAAGGTCAcgtcagctgtggatgttgagggagaagaAAACACTGTTTCTTCCCTCTCCCAATCACAGTTATGACAGTCTTAGGACTCAAACCAGTGTTCTTTTGGTCCCTGGCACACTTCTCAAAGCCCTGGCTGCCCCCTgtggtattcattcattcattatctgtaacccttatccagttcagggtcgcggtgggtccagagcctacctggaaacattgggcgcaaggcagggaatacaccctggagggggagccagtccttcacagggcaacacagacacacacacacacacacacctatggacattttggagtcaccaatccacctgccaacgtgtgttttcggactgtgggaggaaaccggagcacctgtaggaaacccacacagacacagggagaacacaacaactcctcacagacagtcacccggaggaaacccacgcagacacagggagaacacaccacactcctcacagacagtcacccggaagaaacccacgcagacacagggagaacacaccatactcctcacagacagtcacccggagctgtgtgactgcgacacctacctgctgcaccaccgtgccgccccccctGTGGTACATTTATGCTAAACGTTTTTAATGAAAGTGTATTAATGAATAACATTATTCAAATGTTCTTGTCATGTGCGAAATCTAAGCTTTTAAACTCTTAGTAGGACCTGAGGaagctgtaaataaaaatgaagccATTGTAGATGATTCTTTTAAATGTATGTgagctgtaaataaataaaaaaatcagaatgTATTATATTTCAGAAAGGAACACAAATATTAAGGAAGGTGACTTGCAAACTGTCATAAAAACGTTTTATATGAATATTCATAACAATCTAAATGatataaacagaataaagcGGTATTACGTCTTATAAAAAGTGTTATTACCAGACGCTCAGCATATTATAAAAGCACGGTGAATCGTTAACATGTCAGTGGGTGTTATCTGTGGCAGGGCGCTGGTAGTTACCCAGGATGTTTTCGTGCCTCATGAGCACAGTCTGGTAAATTTCGGTCTCTCTGAACCAGCTGGCCTCCTCTGTGGTGAAGAAGACCTTGACGGcaactctctctcccctccagCGGCCCATCCACACCTCTCCATAGCGGCCCTTCCCGATCTGCTTCACCATCTGGATCTGCTTAGCTATGGTGCGCTGCACCTGTGGAGTGGAGTAGAGTCAGAGTCTCAAAGGTGAGGCGCTGGATTCCACTCGAATGAGGGCTATCATTGGTACAACTTCAGGCCCGCTCAGAGGGGTGAATCAACAGCCGTGTGTCtcgcgtgtgtgtatgtgtagctCTTCAGTCTCACCAGTAGGGGGAGTCCTGAGCCGCTGCCAGAGCTCTGGGACTGCTCGATCAAGTCTTTGAGAGATTCTCCTGGGGGGATATATGTCTCGTCCTGCTCCAGACCCATACTGTAGCGCGGTCTCAGCTCCTGGCGCTTGTACCTAGTTCACACACAAGTGTGTATATTACCATTGTGAGGCCCAGCAGCGcagttcaaaacacacacagacagatataaCTGAATAAAGACAGTAAAGGGCAAAGAAATGCAGTTTAGGATCCATCAGAAAGGGCCAAGTAATCATTGCAAAATTACAACACAATGTAGATAAATGAGAGAGTGTATGAGATATAAAGATAATACAGCTACAATAATGTACCGGCACACAGCAGGATACTGAGGAGATATGGGGCACTATCTGCTATCTGGAAAGTGACTTAGCTATAAACTTCATATGGATCATTTCACTACTGCAGGACCATGTGGGCATCAGCAGACTTTACTAATGAACCCTCGGGGGTTGTAACAGGGCTGAACATCCAGGCTAATGTTAGTCATTCCTTGCATAGGACAAGTGTTATACAACACGCCTCTGTCAGTTTCAAGACAAACGTTTAAAATACCTGTTACAAAGCTGaaatgagtgtatgtatgtgtagcTATAATCTGGGAAACAGAGCTGAGGGGTTAACCCTGAGAGAATCAACAGATGCTGAAAACAGTTATATTTTCTATTTCATATAAAAGACATGACTTTCTCTTGACCCTGTGATTAGACAATTTCAAGTGGCTTTTTTCTCTTCCGTTAgcagtgtgtaaatatgttaacATACGTAACCAACACAAACAGAATGTGTGACACACGACCACTGAACCGTGCATAAACATTAgctgtaaatattatatttattgtagTATTTGACACATACATTAATCATCAAGACAGTGGGAAAAGagaaaattgtcattttaaggggCCAactacggtggcgcagcaggttagtgtcgcagtcacacagcttcaggggcctggaggttgtgggtttgagtcccgctccgggtgactgtctgtgaggagtgtggtgtgttctctctgtgtctgcgcgggtttcctccgggtgactgtctgtgaggagtttgatgtgttctccctgtgtctgcgtgggtttcctccgggtgactgtctgtgaggggtgtggtgtgttctccctgtgtctgtgtgggtttcctccgggtgactgtctgtgaggtgtgtggtgtgttctccctgtgtctgtgtgggtttcctccgggtgactgtctgtgaggagtgtggtgtgttctccctgtgtctgcgtgggtttcctccgggtgactgtctgtgaggagtttgatgtgttctccctgtgtctgcgtgggtttccttcgggtgactgtctgtgaggagtttggtgtgttctccctgtgtcttcatgggtttcctctggtgactgtctgtgaggagtgtggtgtgttctccctgtgtctgcgtgggtttcctctgggtgactgtctgtgaggagtttggtgtgttctccctgtgtctgtgtgggtttcctccgggtgactgtctgtgaggagtttggtgtgttctctctgtgtctgtgtgggtttcctccgggtgactgtctgtgaggagtgcggtgtgttctccctgtgtctgtgtgggtttcctccgggtgctccggtttcctcccacggcccaaaaacacatgttggtaggttttAGGTCACAACTAGCTGAAATCCCACATATATTTGTACATGTGTACATACATTCCTTCCATATTGAGCATATATTGGCCCATATCTTCTCACTGTTTTTCTATTTACTGGTACATTACATACTGTGTGTACTCATTAATCATTCTATTGTTATGGTGCATTTTCATTAGATTCAAAGAATCAGATCAGGAATTGGTAAATAAATCTAGAGATTTTAGAGGTGATTTCTTGA contains:
- the bmpr1bb gene encoding bone morphogenetic protein receptor, type IBb; amino-acid sequence: MIHCRSQKRLQLISEPGHQRGVAVETSQCVCGGQTFRGWQTHTLMPQAAEGLVMAGRLRGHRKVPPWGRSCWTLVLLVLGLSSINSANANVLDAMLLRNSGKVTMDNRKEDSGSSVPVIPERMLWCYCYHHCPEDSTNNTCRTDGYCFTMVEEEEGGTPVLTSGCLGLVGSEFQCRDTGNSRLRRVLECCTDQDYCNRDLQPTLPPVNTPKYVDSNIHHMALFISVTVCSIVLVLIIVFCYFRYKRQELRPRYSMGLEQDETYIPPGESLKDLIEQSQSSGSGSGLPLLVQRTIAKQIQMVKQIGKGRYGEVWMGRWRGERVAVKVFFTTEEASWFRETEIYQTVLMRHENILGFIAADIKGTGSWTQLYLITDYHESGSLYDYLKSTTLDTRALLRLAYSAVSGLCHLHTEIFGTQGKPAIAHRDLKSKNILVKKNGTCCIADLGLAVKFISDTNEVDIPPNTRVGTKRYMPPEVLDETLNRNHFQSYIMADMYSFGLILWEIARRCVSGGIVEEYQLPYHDLVPTDPSYEDMREVVCIKRQRPSFANRWTSDECLRQMGKLMTECWAHNPASRLTALRVKKTLAKMSESQDIKL